A window from Populus trichocarpa isolate Nisqually-1 chromosome 3, P.trichocarpa_v4.1, whole genome shotgun sequence encodes these proteins:
- the LOC7479212 gene encoding probable lipid phosphate phosphatase beta translates to MAEPPPTLLQKVLTVDTKFSHYLHSKFHTRLPIFFLLILEISADFRFSFPISLSLLFALPLPSLLPFFSSLLLGLLLDIATVGLVKILLRRPRPPYNHLSSMSTPVSADHFSFPSGHSSRVSFVAALVFLYKEVMEVAAVEVREKGGVFGSWVGEDGKLVDVVVVGVCVWAVVTAVSRVLLGRHYFFDVFAGFCLGVIEGIFAFRVLRFEDILSTFRHQIWSR, encoded by the exons ATGGCCGAACCACCACCGACACTCCTCCAAAAAGTCCTGACGGTAGACACAAAATTCTCCCACTACCTCCATTCCAAATTCCACACTCGCCTCCCAATATTCTTTCTCCTCATCCTAGAAATTTCCGCTGACTTCCGCTTTTCCTTCCCAATTTCCCTCTCCCTTTTGTTTGCCCTTCCCCTCCCTTCcctccttcctttcttttcctctctcctACTTGGTCTCCTCCTTGATATCGCCACCGTCGGCCTTGTCAAAATCCTCTTGCGCCGCCCTCGCCCTCCTTATAACCACCTCTCCTCCATGTCCACCCCTGTCTCCGCCGACCACTTTTCCTTCCCTAGTGGCCATTCCTCTCGTGTTTCCTTTGTTGCTGCATTGGTTTTTCTCTATAAGGAGGTGATGGAGGTAGCGGCTGTGGAGGTGAGGGAAAAAGGTGGAGTCTTTGGAAGTTGGGTGGGGGAAGACGGGAAGTTGGTGGACGTCGTGGTGGTGGGAGTTTGTGTTTGGGCAGTTGTTACGGCGGTTTCTAGGGTTTTATTAGGGAGGCATTACTTTTTTGATGTCTTCGCAGGGTTTTGTTTGGGAGTGATTGAAGGGATTTTCGCCTTTCGGGTTTTGAGGTTTGAGGATATTTTGAG CACCTTTCGTCATCAAATCTGGTCAAGGTAG
- the LOC7479213 gene encoding uncharacterized protein LOC7479213 — protein sequence MASGWIKSLQCKSRAFDDVFNPNPKHLLPSSSCRKNSSKMTKDVIVETKAKRSKPKHHLFNHNQQKPTSNPVSTPPPRSLSTRNTDPVFPALTELPDGHPSRNVVDIIFHTSWSNKSFPGRIEMIFKVQNGPRTVTRFEEYREIVKTRAELTGGTTREENARCVADGNEMMRFYCLGPAGGVHEARGDAWVFPGGKGARVCTFSGSGGAHESAGGGIGRRAMLVCRVVAGRVTKQVGVDSLIDDCRVGFDSVSGVNGELMAFDSRAVLPCFLIIYKL from the coding sequence ATGGCGAGCGGGTGGATTAAGTCCTTACAATGTAAGTCGAGAGCATTTGATGATGTTTTTAACCCCAACCCGAAACACTTGTTACCCAGCTCCAGTTGCagaaaaaactcttcaaaaatGACTAAAGATGTCATTGTTGAAACCAAAGCCAAGAGATCAAAACCTAAACACCATCTTTTTAATCATAACCAACAAAAACCCACCTCAAACCCCGTTTCAACACCCCCACCACGTTCTCTCTCAACCCGGAACACTGACCCCGTTTTCCCTGCCCTCACCGAGCTGCCTGACGGACATCCTTCAAGAAATGTGGTGGATATCATCTTTCACACCAGTTGGAGCAATAAATCATTCCCGGGTCGAATAGAGATGATTTTCAAAGTGCAAAACGGGCCGAGAACGGTGACTCGCTTTGAAGAATATCGAGAAATTGTTAAAACCCGGGCCGAGTTAACAGGTGGAACGACGCGGGAGGAAAACGCAAGGTGTGTGGCGGATGGAAACGAGATGATGCGGTTTTATTGCTTGGGTCCCGCTGGAGGTGTACATGAAGCGCGTGGTGATGCGTGGGTTTTCCCTGGAGGGAAAGGAGCAAGAGTTTGCACGTTTTCCGGCAGCGGAGGAGCTCATGAGAGCGCTGGTGGTGGTATAGGACGGAGAGCAATGCTTGTTTGTCGGGTCGTAGCAGGTCGGGTCACGAAGCAAGTCGGGGTTGATTCATTGATTGATGACTGTCGGGTCGGGTTTGACTCGGTGAGTGGGGTTAACGGCGAGTTGATGGCATTTGATAGTCGTGCGGTGTTGCCTTGTTTTCTTATTATCTATAAACTGTAA